CGCAGGACGTGAGCGCGTGGGTCGGTATCGGCTCGGCCGTCGTGACGATGCCGCTGGTGCTCGAGCGGGCAGCCGGGGCCGCCGAGGAGCAGGTCGTGACGCTGCGCTCGGTCATCGCGAACCCTGACCCGCTCGAGGTCGTCGACCTCCTCGGCACCGCGATGGGCACCATCCTCACGTCGGTGCAGCCGATGCTCATCGCTGTGGTGCTGGCCGCGCTCATCGGCAACGCCGTCCAGGGCGGCGTCCACATCTCGACGAAGAAGCTCAAGCCGAAGTTCAGCCAGTTCAACCTCGTCAAGGGCGTCAAGAACACGTTCGGCACCCAGGCGCTCTGGCAGGGGGTCAAGGCCCTCGCCAAGACGCTCGTGGTCGGGTTCGTCCTGTATCTCGCGGTGCAGAACCTCACGCCGGTGCTGCTCACGGCCGGCGGGCTGTCCGTGGACGCGCTGCTCTCGGCAGCGACCGGCGGCATCGCGACGCTCTTGTGGTCCGCGGTCGTGGCCGGCATTGCGCTCGCGATCGCCGACGTGGTCGTGATCATGAAGCGCAACAAGAAGAAGACCCGCATGTCGAAGTTCGAGATCAAGCAGGAGAACAAGCAGCAGGAGGGCGACCCGCAGCTCAAGGGCGCCATCCGGTCGAAGCAGATCGCGATGAGCCGCAACCGCATGATCGCCGACGTGGCGTCCGCGGACGTGGTGCTCGTCAACCCGACGCACGTCGCGGTGGCTCTGCGGTACGAGGCAGGCAAGGGCGCACCGCGGGTCGTGGCCAAGGGGTCGGGCCACGTCGCGGCCCGGATCCGTGAGGTCGCCGCCGAGAAGCGGGTCCCCATGGTCGAGGACGTCCCGCTCGCCCGGGCGCTCCACGGAGCCTGCGAGATCGGCCAGGAGGTCCCTGCCGACCTGTTCACCGCCGTCGCCCAGGTGCTCGCGTTCGTCATGGCGCTCAAGCGCCGTGGGGGAGCGGGCGCCGGGATCCGCACGATGCCCGTGCCCACCATCGTTCCACCGTCAGCCACCAGCGCGAGGACAACTGCCGCATGAACGCCCCAGCCGTCACCCACCGCACGGAGGTCGAGGTCTCGTGAAGAACCGTGACATCGGAAAGATGGCCGTCCCCATCGGCATCGTCGGGGTGGTCCTGCTCCTCGTCATCCCGCTGCCCGCCTGGATGCTCGACTTCCTCATCGTCGTGAACATCGTGGGATCGCTCGTCATCCTGCTCACCACGATGTACGTCAAGCGACCGCTCGACTTCTCGGTCTTCCCGTCGCTCCTGCTCGTCGCGACGCTCTTCCGCCTCGGGCTCAACGTCGCGTCGACACGGCTCGTGCTGCGTGACGCCTATGCCGGTGACGTCATCGAGGCGTTCGGGCACTTCGTCGTGGGCGGGTCGCTCATCATCGGCCTCGTCATCTTCCTCATCCTCGTGGTGATCCAGTTCGTCGTCATCACCAACGGTGCCGGCCGTGTGGCAGAGGTCGGGGCGCGATTCACGCTCGACGCGATGCCCGGGAAGCAGATGGCGATCGACGCCGACCTCAACTCCGGGCTCATCACGGAGGACGCTGCGCGCCAGCGCCGTGCCGACGTCGCGGCCGAGGCCGACTTCTACGGTGCGATGGACGGTGGGTCCAAGTTCGTCAAGGGGGACGCGATCGCCGGGATCATCATCACGATCGTCAACATCCTCGGCGGGATCGCGATCGGTCTCGTGCAGCGCGGCATGGAGATCAGCGAGGCCATCAACACGTACAGCCTCCTGACGATCGGCGACGGGCTCGTCACGCAGATCCCGGCGCTCCTCCTGTCGGTCTCGACCGGCCTCATCGTCACCCGTGCGACGGCGGAGTCCGACCTCGGGACGTCGACGAGCAAGCAGCTCTCGCAGTCGAGGACGTCGCTCCTCATCGCCGGTGGCGCCGCGGTCTCGCTCGCTCTCCTGCCGGGGATGCCGAAGCTCCCGTTCATGGTCGTCGGTGCGCTCCTTCTCCTCGCCTCGCAGCGGATCAAGGCGACGGAGGCCCGCGAGGCCAAGGACGAGCTCCTCGAGCAGGCGGTCGCGGTCGCGGGCCCTGCGGCAGACACGCCCGAGCGGCTCATCGAGGAGATGCGGGTCTCGGCTCTCGAGATCTTGCTCGCACCGGACCTCGTCGACCTCGTCAGCTCAGGGTCGGACGACGACCTCTTGGCCCGTATCCGTGGGCTGCGTCGCAAGATCGCGCTCGATCTCGGCATCGTCGTGCCGCCGGTGCGCACGCGCGACTCCGTCGAGCTGCCCGCCTCGACGTACGTCCTGCGGATCTCCGGTGTCGAGGCCGCGCGGGGCGAGGTCCCGCCCGGGCGGGTGCTCGCGCTCGGCGACGACCTCGGGTCCCTGCCGGGGACCGAGGTGCACGAGCCCGTGTTCGGGCTCGCCGGCAAGTGGGTCCCGAGCGAGATGCGGTTCGCGGCCGAGATGACGGGCGCGACGGTCGTGGACCGGGTCTCTGTGCTCATCACGCACCTGAGCAGCGTCATCGGTGCGAACGCCGACCGGCTCCTCAGCCGTGAGGACGTGCGGGTCCTCACGGACGGCGTCAAGCAGGTCAACCCGTCGGTCGTCGACGAGCTCGTCCCCGGGCTCTTGTCGCTCGGCGAGGTCCAGCGGATCCTGCAGCGGCTGCTGGCCGAGCACGTGCCGATCCGCGACCTCGGCCGCATCTACGAGGCGCTCAGCCTGCGCGCGAAGGTCAGCAGCGACCCTGAGGGGCTCGTCGAGGCGGCACGTCTCACGCTCGCGCCGGCGCTCACCGCGCAGCACAGCCGTGACGGGCTGCTGCGCGTCATGACGCTCGACCCGGTGCTGGAGCAGGCGCTCCTCGAGGGCCTGCGTCCGGGCGACCAGGGGAGCCAGATCCTTCTCGACCCCGCGCGGCTCGACGCCATGATCCGGTCCTACGTCACTGGTCGGACCGCGGCCGAGAACCAGGGGCACGTCGTCGTCCTCGTGTGCGCACCTGCCCTGCGCCCGGCGCTGCACTCGCTCATCGTGCTCCACCACGGCGAGGCGGCTGTCCTCTCGTACTCTGAGGTGACCGGGTCCGGGTTGAAGATCGAAGCCGTGGGGGTGGTCCGCGATGCCGAAGCGATTGCTGCTTGAGGGGAACGACCTCGAGACCTTGCTCTTGCGGGTGCGTGCGGAGATGGGCCCGCAGGCGAAGGTCGTCAAGGCTGAGCGTGTGCGCACCGGGGGCGTCGGAGGTTTCTTCGCGAAGGAGCGCTTCGAGCTCACGGTCGAGATGCCCGACCCGGTGGTCGAGCTGAGCGTGCTGGACACCGATCCGCCGGTCGTGCGGAGCCAGCCGCTCGTGACGCCGGCGAGCCGCGGCCCGGTCGCCCCTCCCGGGCTCTCCGGCATCGATGCGCTCCTCGACGCGGCGGACTCCGGCGACGGTCCGGTCCTCGAGGAAGACATCCCGGTCTCGACCGAGCGCGACACGTTCGCGAACGTCCTCGACTCTGTTCGTCAGCTCGCCTACGAGACGTCCGCCGGGGCGCCGCTGCGCGACCCTGACCGTGCGCGGGCGACGGCGCCGCCGACGTCGGGCGCCGGATCGACGCCCGACACAGCCGCGCGGGCACCGGAAGCCACGGCGCCCGTCCCGACGCCGGTCGCCGAGGTGCTCGGCAAGACCGTGCGCCCGGCCGAGTTCGTGGCGGTCCGCACGACGGGCGCGACGTTCGGCGAGCTCGTCGACCTCGGCGTCCCGCGGGGCGTCCTCGAGCAGCTGCCGCCGGGCCAGGGGCGGTACACCCTGTCTCAGGTGCTCTCTCTCGTGCCGAAGGCGCCGACCCTGCTCCGCGAGCCGGCGTCTGTCGTCATCGTCGCCGGGGTGGGGGAGCCGGTCATCGACACCGCGTCCACGATCGCCCGGCGCCTCGGGCTGACCGACTCCCAGATCAGCCTCGCGGGACGGTTCACCCCGCGCTCTGGGTACGGCCCATGGGTGCTCACGGGGATGTCGGCGCGCCGGCTGAGGGCAGCGACGGTCGAGACGGAGAACACGCTGGTCGTCGCGCTGGGGGTCGGCGTCGACGCCTCGGACTGGTCGGTGGCGGCGGGCCTCGTCGACGCCTTCGACCCGGACCAGGTGTGGGCGGTCGTCGAGGCCGACCGCAGCGTCCGGGACGCACGTCGCTGGATGGGCGCGCTGGGGGAGCACCGTCCGCTCGACGCGATCGCGGCGTGCAACGTCACGTCGACGACCGCTCCGGCTGCCGTGCTCGAGCTCGGTGTGCCCGTCGGGATGATCGACGCGGTCCCTGCGTCGGCCGTCGTGTGGGCGGCGGCGCTGAGCGAGCACCTCGCCGACCCGCAGTGGGACTGATCCCGGTCTGCGGGGCTCGCTGGGGTAGTCTCGGTCCATGCTGGTCCTGAGTCGTCGCGTCGGAGAGAAGCTCCTTATCGGCGACGACATCGTCATCACGATCATCGACACCCGGGGTGACGGTGTCCGCATCGGTATCGAGGCGCCACGCTCGACGCGGGTCAACCGCGCCGAGGTCGTCGAGGCCGTCACAGCGAGCAACCTGGCGGCGATCGCTGCTGGTGAGGGTGCGGAAGACGTCCTGCGCCAGCTTGTGCGTCCCGCGAGCGGCACGACGCCCGCTCCCACGGCCTCCACGGAGCCGGACGAGACCGTCTCCTGACGCTGTTTTCATCCGCGGTGCCCGCGATGAAGTCTCATACATCTGAGTTCTCGACCGATCTGCTGTCTTGACGGATAGATCCATCCGTCATGAGGCGGAGGGAGCGAGTCGGTGGATGACATTGACGACATCGTTCAAGAATTCTTGGTCGAGAGCTACGAGAACCTCGACCAGCTCGACCAAGACCTCGTCGCCCTGGAGAGTGCGCCGTCGTCCCGTGAGCTGCTCTCGAGCGTGTTCCGGACGATCCACACGATCAAGGGAACGAGCGGATTCCTCGCCTTCAGCGACCTCGAGCGTGTAGCGCACGTCGGGGAGTCGCTCCTCGTCCAGCTGCGCGACGGTCAGCGGCAGATGGACCAGCACACCACCGACGTGCTCCTGCGCATGGTCGACACGATCCGCGAGATCCTCGGACGCATCGAGTCGACCGGCGCTGAGGGCGGTGTTGAGGTCGACGACGTCGTCGCGGCCATCCAGCGCACGCTCGACGGCGAGACCGCACCTGCTGCGCCCGCCGCCCCGAGCGAGGCTGTCGAGCCGGCCGCGACCGCGACGGCCGCTGAGCCTGAGCCTGAGCCTGAGCCCGCGCCTGCACCGGCGCCGGAGCTCGCGCCTGAACCTGCCGCGCACGCGGCACCCACCGGTGGCATCCGTACCGCCACCGCCCCCCAGCCGGCATCGGCGTCCTCTATCACCCCCCCTGTGGGGACGCCGGTGTCTTCTTCGTCGACCAAGGACGTCCCGCCGACCAAGGACGTCTCGTCGAGCAAGGAAGCACCCACCGGTCGGTCGTCCGGCGAGTCGTCGATCCGCGTGGACATCGGGCTCCTCGACGAGCTCATGCGCCAGGTCGGCGAGCTCGTGCTCGTGCGCAACCAGATCTCCCAGCTCGCGGGCTTCGACTCCGACGCTGACCTGACCCGCTCGTCCCAGCGGCTCTCCCTCATCGCTTCCGAGCTGCAGGAGGGGGTCATGAAGACCCGCATGCAGCCGATCGACCACATCTGGTCGAAGATGCCGCGGATCGTGCGTGACCTCGCGGCCGCGTGCGGTGTCGAGGTCCGCCTCGACATGATCGGTGGGGACACCGAGCTCGACCGCAGCCTGCTCGAGTCGGTGAAGGACCCCCTCACGCACCTCGTGCGCAACGCGATCGACCACGGCATCGAGACCCCCGCCGTGCGAGCCGCGACCGGCAAGTCCTCCACCGGAGTCCTGACCTTGCGGGCCTACCACGCAGGTGGTCAGGTCATGGTCGAGGTTCGTGACGACGGCGCGGGGATCGATCCCGCACGCGTCGCGGCGAAGGCTCTCGAACGTGGTCTCAAGACTGCTGAGCAGCTCGACGCGATGACGAGCAACGAGATCCTCAACCTCGTCTTCCTTCCCGGCTTCTCCACCGCCGCCGTCGTGACGAACGTGTCCGGCCGAGGCGTCGGCATGGACGTCGTCCGGAGCAACATCGAGTCCATCGGTGGCTCGGTCGAGGTTGACAGCGACGTCGGTCGTGGCACCACGTGGCGCCTGCGCATCCCGCTGACGCTCGCGATCATGCCTGCGCTCACGGTCCGCAACGGCGCTGAGATCTATGCGATCCCGCAGGTCAGCCTGCAAGAGCTCGTCGCTCTCGACAAGCAGAAGACGCGCGACGCGATCGAGCACATCGGTGCTGCCGAGGTCTACCGGCTGCGTGGCGCGCTCCTGCCGCTGGTGCGGCTGAGCGACGTGCTCGGTCAGCCTCAGGGCGACGCGGACTCGGCGGTCATCGCTGTGCTCCAGGCGGACAACCAGAGGTTCGGCCTCATCGTCGACCGCGTCCTCAACAACGAGGAGATCGTGGTCAAGCCGTTGGCTACCCAGCTCAAGGCGATCGGCATCTACGCCGGGGCGACGCTCATGGGCGAGGGGCAGGTCGCACTCATCCTCGACATCCAGGCGATCGCTCGCCGCACGCTCTCTGGTGACATCCCGGACCCGGACCAGCGTGGGGCCGATGCCTCGGCCTCGGCTGCGCACGACGTCCAGGAGCTGCTCGTGGTCACCGCGGGCGCGGGGCGTCGTGTGGCGATCCCGCTCGCGGCCGTCACCCGGCTCGAGCAGGTCCCTGCCGACCGGATGGAGCTCGTCGGCGGGCACGAGGTCATCCAGTACCGGAACGCGATCGTCCCGGTCATGCGCCTGGCGCGTGCGCTCGGCTCGTTCGACGGCGAGCACGAGGACCTCTCGCTCGTCGTGTTCACGCGAGGCGACCGCACCATCGCGATGGTGGTCGAGGAGATCATCGAGATCGTCAACGACGACGGCGTGGAGCGTTCGGCGGTCGACGACATCGGCCTTCTCGGGTCCATCGTGCTGTCGGGCAGAGTCACTGAGCTCCTCGACGTCCCTGCGGCGCTCGCTCAGGCCGACCCCTTGTTCTACACGGACGAGATCGACGACGTGTCGTCGCTCACCAAGACCTCAGAGATGGCGGGCGTCTGATGTCGACCCAATATGTGACGTTCCGCATCGGCGACGCCCTCTACGGCGTCGAGGTGATGCGGGTCTCGGAGACTCTCGGCCACCATGCGCGCACCCCCGTGCCGCTCGCGCCGGTCGGCATCGCCGGCCTCGTCAACCTGCGTGGCCAGGTCGTCATGACCGTGGACCTGCGACCGCGGCTCGGGCTCGAGGCGCTCGCGCCGGAGAACGAGTCGATGATGGTCGTCGTCGAGGTCGAGGACGGCTCGATCAGCCTGCTCGTCGACGAGGTCGGCGAGGTTCTCAACCTCGAGGACGACCAGTTCGAGACGCCTCCGGACACTCTCCCGGCGCACGTCCGTGACCTCATCACCGGTGCGTTCAAGCTGGACACAGGCCTTCTTCTCACTCTCGACGTGGATGCCGCGCTGGCGGCCTGAGCCCGAGCACCAGCGCGCGTTCGCCACCTATCTCTCTCTTTCAGAAGGACCACTCATGCCCACGTCCCCCGTACCGGGTCCCGCCTCGGCGCTCGCGACCGCCTCCTCGGAGCCCGACGTCACCGTCCGTTTCGGTATCCGCGCCCGCATCCTTGCGCTCGTCGGCGTGTTCGTCATCGTGCTCGTGGTCGTCAGCTCGCTGAGCATCAGCTCGATGCGCAGCAGCAGCGACGACGCGAACTCGATCGCTTCCCTGAACTCCGCGATCGGTGCCCCCTTGAACCTGCTCCACCAGGACCAGATCAAGGCCCGGATGATCATCGCGGAGATCGGTGTCGCGCCGGACGAAGAATCAGAGAACATGTGGCTCGACACGCAGACGGCGAACGACGCGGAGATGGCTGCGAGCATCGAGCAGCTGCAGGCCGCGGTGCCCGACGGGGGCAGCCCGGCGCTCACGAGCTTCTACCCAGCGTTCCAGGAGTGGCTCACGGCCCGTGACGAGACCATCCTCCCGGTCGCGCTGGGCGAGGACCCGGTGGAGTACGTCGAGGTCTACACCGAGGTCTCGAAGCCGCTCGTCGACGCATACCTCGTCTTCCTCGACGAGGCGCACGTCGAGCTGGACGTCTACGCCCAGGGCATCGCCGACGAGTCGGCTGACGCCTCGTCACGTGCGACGACGATCGTCGTGGTCAGCGGCATCCTCGGTGTCGTGGTAGCGCTGGCGGGCGGGATGTACGTCGCCGGCGGGATCCGCCGCTCGGTCGGTGCGGTCCAGCGCTCGCTCAAGGCGCTCGCCTCCGGAGACCTCACCGTCCCGGCCGAGGTCACCTCGCGGGACGAGACCGGTGTCATGGCGAGCGACCTCAACCACGCTCTCGAGAAGCTGCGCGAGGCCCTCTCCGGGGTTGTCGGGTCTGCCGGGCTGGTCACCGACTCGAGCCACGAGATGAGCGCCGGTGCCGCACAGATGCTCCAGGGCGCAGAGGAGTCCAGCGCACAGATCGGTGTGGTCGCAGCGGCGGCCGAGCAGGTCTCCCGCAACGTGCAGACCGTGGCCGCAGGGGCCGAGGAGATGGGCGCGTCGATCCGAGAGATCGCCCAGAATGCGAACGACGCGGCCCGGGTCGCACAGTCAGCGACAGCGGTCGCCCGCACCACGAACGAGACGGTCGCCAAGCTCGGTACCTCCTCGCAGGAGATCGGCAACGTCGTCAAGGTCATCACGGGGATCGCTGCCCAGACGAACCTGCTGGCGCTCAACGCGACCATCGAGGCTGCTCGTGCCGGTGAGGCGGGCAAGGGGTTCGCCGTCGTCGCCAGCGAGGTCAAAGACCTCGCTCAGGAGACGGCTCGCGCGACGGAGGACATCGCCCGCCGGGTCGAGGCCATCCAGCTCGACACCGTCTCGGCGGTCGCGGCGATCGGGGAGATCTCAGAGATCATCGCGAGCATCAACGACTACCAGCTGACGATCGCGTCCGCTGTCGAGGAGCAGACGGCCACGACGCAGGAGATGTCGCGGTCCGTGACCGAGGCCGCGACCGGCTCGGGCGAGATCGCGGCGAACATCTCCGGCGTCGCTCAGACCGCCGAGTCGTCCAACGGCGTCATCAGCGAGATGGGCCACCGCGTCAGCGGGCTGGACGGCATTGCGCTCCAGCTCCGTGAACGGATCGCAGCGTTCGTCTTCTGACGCTGGGCGACGCCCCCTCCTCGATCGACGAGGAGGGGGCGTCGCTGTGTCGTGGTGACGTGGTGACGTGGGCGAATCTCACCCGGTTCGGCGCGAACGTCCTGCTCACGACGCTTTACACAGAGGGCTGTCCTGCCGATAACACGGTCAGGAATCCGGTTTCCACAGCCGGAGACGGACGGACGCACCGACGCGTCTGACCGAGCAGCAGCATGAAAGGACAGCCCATGTCTTCCCCTGTCGGCGTCGCCCCAGAGATCCGCTACGGCCTGCGGGCCCGCATCGCGACGTTCGTCGCTGTGTTCATCGTGGTCGCCACCACTCTCGCGGCCGTCGCGATCCGAGCCGCGAACCTTCTCGGTGACCAGGCGGAAGCCCTCGCAGCGACCGACCCCGAGATGGCGGCAGCAGGCTCGTCCTCGTCGTCGTCGCTCATGT
This sequence is a window from Sanguibacter antarcticus. Protein-coding genes within it:
- a CDS encoding EscU/YscU/HrcU family type III secretion system export apparatus switch protein, which codes for MSDDSGEKTEQATPKRMKEVRKDGSLQKSQDVSAWVGIGSAVVTMPLVLERAAGAAEEQVVTLRSVIANPDPLEVVDLLGTAMGTILTSVQPMLIAVVLAALIGNAVQGGVHISTKKLKPKFSQFNLVKGVKNTFGTQALWQGVKALAKTLVVGFVLYLAVQNLTPVLLTAGGLSVDALLSAATGGIATLLWSAVVAGIALAIADVVVIMKRNKKKTRMSKFEIKQENKQQEGDPQLKGAIRSKQIAMSRNRMIADVASADVVLVNPTHVAVALRYEAGKGAPRVVAKGSGHVAARIREVAAEKRVPMVEDVPLARALHGACEIGQEVPADLFTAVAQVLAFVMALKRRGGAGAGIRTMPVPTIVPPSATSARTTAA
- a CDS encoding flagellar biosynthesis protein FlhA yields the protein MKNRDIGKMAVPIGIVGVVLLLVIPLPAWMLDFLIVVNIVGSLVILLTTMYVKRPLDFSVFPSLLLVATLFRLGLNVASTRLVLRDAYAGDVIEAFGHFVVGGSLIIGLVIFLILVVIQFVVITNGAGRVAEVGARFTLDAMPGKQMAIDADLNSGLITEDAARQRRADVAAEADFYGAMDGGSKFVKGDAIAGIIITIVNILGGIAIGLVQRGMEISEAINTYSLLTIGDGLVTQIPALLLSVSTGLIVTRATAESDLGTSTSKQLSQSRTSLLIAGGAAVSLALLPGMPKLPFMVVGALLLLASQRIKATEAREAKDELLEQAVAVAGPAADTPERLIEEMRVSALEILLAPDLVDLVSSGSDDDLLARIRGLRRKIALDLGIVVPPVRTRDSVELPASTYVLRISGVEAARGEVPPGRVLALGDDLGSLPGTEVHEPVFGLAGKWVPSEMRFAAEMTGATVVDRVSVLITHLSSVIGANADRLLSREDVRVLTDGVKQVNPSVVDELVPGLLSLGEVQRILQRLLAEHVPIRDLGRIYEALSLRAKVSSDPEGLVEAARLTLAPALTAQHSRDGLLRVMTLDPVLEQALLEGLRPGDQGSQILLDPARLDAMIRSYVTGRTAAENQGHVVVLVCAPALRPALHSLIVLHHGEAAVLSYSEVTGSGLKIEAVGVVRDAEAIAA
- the csrA gene encoding carbon storage regulator CsrA — translated: MLVLSRRVGEKLLIGDDIVITIIDTRGDGVRIGIEAPRSTRVNRAEVVEAVTASNLAAIAAGEGAEDVLRQLVRPASGTTPAPTASTEPDETVS
- a CDS encoding chemotaxis protein CheW, translating into MDDIDDIVQEFLVESYENLDQLDQDLVALESAPSSRELLSSVFRTIHTIKGTSGFLAFSDLERVAHVGESLLVQLRDGQRQMDQHTTDVLLRMVDTIREILGRIESTGAEGGVEVDDVVAAIQRTLDGETAPAAPAAPSEAVEPAATATAAEPEPEPEPAPAPAPELAPEPAAHAAPTGGIRTATAPQPASASSITPPVGTPVSSSSTKDVPPTKDVSSSKEAPTGRSSGESSIRVDIGLLDELMRQVGELVLVRNQISQLAGFDSDADLTRSSQRLSLIASELQEGVMKTRMQPIDHIWSKMPRIVRDLAAACGVEVRLDMIGGDTELDRSLLESVKDPLTHLVRNAIDHGIETPAVRAATGKSSTGVLTLRAYHAGGQVMVEVRDDGAGIDPARVAAKALERGLKTAEQLDAMTSNEILNLVFLPGFSTAAVVTNVSGRGVGMDVVRSNIESIGGSVEVDSDVGRGTTWRLRIPLTLAIMPALTVRNGAEIYAIPQVSLQELVALDKQKTRDAIEHIGAAEVYRLRGALLPLVRLSDVLGQPQGDADSAVIAVLQADNQRFGLIVDRVLNNEEIVVKPLATQLKAIGIYAGATLMGEGQVALILDIQAIARRTLSGDIPDPDQRGADASASAAHDVQELLVVTAGAGRRVAIPLAAVTRLEQVPADRMELVGGHEVIQYRNAIVPVMRLARALGSFDGEHEDLSLVVFTRGDRTIAMVVEEIIEIVNDDGVERSAVDDIGLLGSIVLSGRVTELLDVPAALAQADPLFYTDEIDDVSSLTKTSEMAGV
- a CDS encoding chemotaxis protein CheW, encoding MSTQYVTFRIGDALYGVEVMRVSETLGHHARTPVPLAPVGIAGLVNLRGQVVMTVDLRPRLGLEALAPENESMMVVVEVEDGSISLLVDEVGEVLNLEDDQFETPPDTLPAHVRDLITGAFKLDTGLLLTLDVDAALAA
- a CDS encoding methyl-accepting chemotaxis protein, producing MPTSPVPGPASALATASSEPDVTVRFGIRARILALVGVFVIVLVVVSSLSISSMRSSSDDANSIASLNSAIGAPLNLLHQDQIKARMIIAEIGVAPDEESENMWLDTQTANDAEMAASIEQLQAAVPDGGSPALTSFYPAFQEWLTARDETILPVALGEDPVEYVEVYTEVSKPLVDAYLVFLDEAHVELDVYAQGIADESADASSRATTIVVVSGILGVVVALAGGMYVAGGIRRSVGAVQRSLKALASGDLTVPAEVTSRDETGVMASDLNHALEKLREALSGVVGSAGLVTDSSHEMSAGAAQMLQGAEESSAQIGVVAAAAEQVSRNVQTVAAGAEEMGASIREIAQNANDAARVAQSATAVARTTNETVAKLGTSSQEIGNVVKVITGIAAQTNLLALNATIEAARAGEAGKGFAVVASEVKDLAQETARATEDIARRVEAIQLDTVSAVAAIGEISEIIASINDYQLTIASAVEEQTATTQEMSRSVTEAATGSGEIAANISGVAQTAESSNGVISEMGHRVSGLDGIALQLRERIAAFVF